One stretch of Juglans microcarpa x Juglans regia isolate MS1-56 chromosome 3D, Jm3101_v1.0, whole genome shotgun sequence DNA includes these proteins:
- the LOC121254956 gene encoding B3 domain-containing transcription factor VRN1-like translates to MSAKSKTRRTGVVSANGNRDHRPSNSQLSCRPSHFFKIILPSSMHDMKLSLPEKFVRQFGYELSTVAVLTVPNGCVWRVGLERADKKIWFREGWQDFVEYLSIQQGYFLFFKYIGNSSFHVLIFDMTATEIHYPSNGKDFKLKDLVDITECDGVKDSRQGGNAIENETPTADELSAKQGEDVEMNAVLPRGGNAMFREREREIEAATMFKTRNPYFFRIFRPYNLNNSFLLLPTEFAKKYVKGLKIVKLQASDGRQWHCLVRGVKGATLPLRISKGWKTFCKDNQLNEGDICAFELVRRKLDAVLKVSKIMQDN, encoded by the exons ATGTCAGCTAAATCAAAGACCCGCCGGACTGGAGTTGTGTCGGCCAACGGCAACAGGGATCACCGGCCATCAAATTCTCAGCTGAGTTGTAGACCATCCCACTTTTTCAAGATAATACTCCCCTCCTCCATGCATGACATGAAACTG AGTCTCCCCGAGAAGTTTGTAAGGCAATTTGGGTATGAACTGTCCACTGTTGCTGTACTCACTGTTCCCAATGGTTGCGTTTGGCGAGTGGGATTGGAGAGAGCTGACAAGAAGATTTGGTTTCGTGAAGGTTGGCAGGATTTTGTAGAATATCTTTCTATACAGCAAGGGTACTTTTTGTTCTTCAAATACATAGGGAATTCCAGTTTCCATGTTCTAATATTTGATATGACTGCTACGGAGATTCATTATCCATCTAATGGcaaagattttaaattgaaagatCTGGTTGACATAACCGAATGTGATGGAGTAAAAGACTCAAGGCAAGGTGGTAATGCGATAGAAAATGAAACGCCTACAGCAGATGAATTGTCCGCAAAACAAGGGGAAGATGTAGAAATGAATGCTGTGCTCCCAAGAGGAGGAAATGCGATGTtcagagaaagagaaagggaaattgAAGCAGCCACAATGTTCAAGACTAGAAATCCTTATTTCTTTCGTATCTTTCGGCCATATAATTTAAACAACTCATTTCTG TTATTGCCTACGGAATTTGCCAAGAAGTATGTCAAAGGGTTAAAAATTGTGAAACTTCAAGCATCTGATGGAAGACAGTGGCATTGCCTAGTCCGTGGCGTCAAGGGTGCAACATTGCCTTTAAGAATCAGCAAAGGATGGAAGACATTTTGCAAGGACAATCAATTAAATGAAGGGGATATCTGTGCCTTTGAGCTGGTCAGGAGGAAGCTGGATGCAGTGTTAAAAGTCTCGAAAATTATGCAGGACAATTGA
- the LOC121254957 gene encoding uncharacterized protein LOC121254957: MERKVVVISCVVGLLGLLSAATGFAAEATRIKGSQVQFPSTSQCVYPRSPAMALGLTAALALMIAQIILNVSTGCICCRRSPNPSGSNWRVALVCFVFSWFTFVIAFLLLLTGAALNDQHGEESMYFGNYYCYVVKPGVFVGGAFLSLASVILGILYYLTLTLAKNGNNPWGNSAVPNQGGIAMGQPQFPPQTQSTHEPVFVHEDTYIRRQFT; encoded by the exons ATGGAGAGAAAGGTTGTGGTGATATCCTGTGTAGTGGGATTATTGGGGCTGTTATCAGCTGCTACTGGTTTTGCTGCAGAGGCTACAAGGATTAAG GGTTCTCAAGTTCAGTTCCCTTCAACTTCTCAATGTGTATACCCTAGAAGTCCAGCTATGGCTCTTGGTTTAACTGCAGCACTGGCTCTTATGATagctcaaataattttaaatgtctCAACTGGGTGTATTTGTTGCCGAAGAAGTCCTAATCCTTCTGGCTCTAATTGGAGAGTAGCACTGGTCTGCTTTGTTTTTTCCTG GTTCACGTTTGTCATTGCGTTTCTTTTGTTGCTGACGGGTGCTGCACTCAATGATCAACATGGTGAAGAAAGTATGTACTTCGGCAACTACTATTGCTATGTTGTGAAACCTGGAGTCTTTGTTGGAGGTGCCTTTTTGTCCCTTGCAAGTGTGATTCTTGGTATTCTCTATTATCTCACCTTAACTTTGGCAAAGAACGGTAACAACCCATGGGGAAATTCTGCTGTTCCTAACCAAGGAGGGATAGCTATGGGACAACCTCAGTTCCCACCCCAGACTCAGAGTACTCACGAACCTGTTTTTGTACATGAAGACACTTATATCAGACGACAATTTACGTGA
- the LOC121256151 gene encoding uncharacterized protein LOC121256151, which produces MTETKFAVICCVITVVGFLGLVSAATGFAAEATRIKPSQVQINDRLYQCAYPRSPATALGSTAALALIIAKIIIYVSTGCTCCKRSSIPSNSSSTALLIFSVISWITFVVAIILLVAAVALNYKNGAESIHSEYACYVVKPGVFAGGALLSLASVVLGIAYYLTLISVKKSSRNNPSGSLSGINDQGGPAAWIATGQPQFPSNKDTRDQPLGA; this is translated from the exons ATGACGGAGACAAAGTTTGCGGTGATATGCTGTGTCATCACCGTGGTGGGATTCTTGGGGCTCGTATCAGCTGCTACTGGTTTTGCTGCAGAAGCTACAAGAATTAAG CCTTCTCAGGTTCAGATTAATGATCGTCTTTATCAATGTGCATATCCTCGGAGTCCAGCTACGGCTCTTGGATCAACTGCAGCGCTGGCTCTTATAATagctaaaataattatatatgtttcaaCTGGGTGTAcctgttgcaaaagaagtagtATTCCTTCTAACTCTTCCTCCACAGCACTACTGATTTTCTCTGTTATTTCCTG GATCACATTTGTCGTGGCAATTATTCTGTTGGTGGCTGCTGTTgcacttaattataaaaatggtgCAGAAAGCATACATAGCGAATACGCTTGCTATGTTGTGAAACCTGGAGTCTTCGCTGGAGGTGCACTTTTGTCCCTTGCAAGTGTGGTTCTTGGCATTGCCTATTACCTAACCTTAATTTCGGTAAAAAAGAGCAGCAGAAATAACCCATCCGGAAGTCTTTCTGGTATTAATGATCAAGGAGGGCCAGCTGCTTGGATAGCAACGGGACAACCTCAGTTCCCATCAAACAAGGATACTCGAGATCAACCTCTTGGCGCATGA